A single Tenacibaculum sp. Bg11-29 DNA region contains:
- a CDS encoding penicillin acylase family protein, with product MKLFKKLFKIVLLLFVLIIVGVWLFSLTLHPTYNGTLEFANISDKVTVHYDEVGVPHINAQNQQDAYTALGYVHAQDRLWQMELVRRISAGRLAEVFGKDLVRTDRFFLGLGIEEAAEKTIENLDKTSEAYKMTAAYLNGVNQFINEGATPLEFYLTGIKKEKYTIKDVYNVFGYMAFSFAVAHKTDPLLTEVKEKLGDAYFDELNGANYKNLTLIKNEKNSEIKGAFAKAMNTLLDKLPISPFIGSNSWVLGPEKTKNGKVIFANDPHIGFSQPSVWYQSHIKTPTYEIYGFNLALTPFPLLGHNRSYAYGLTMFENDDVDFYYEQNNPDNKQEYKTIDGYRKYKLIDKTIKVKNSVDTTFQIKVTKHGPIMNNLIDFIRDERPIAMQWIYTKLNNQLLETSYEMSHAKSLSEFKKGASKLHAPGLNIMYGDAKNNIAWFASGKLYKYRDGINTKLILDGASGKDEIKRWLDFEENPQAINPKLNYVYSANNQPDSIAGILYPGYYLVEDRARRIVELLAPKNDWTKEDVTKMIYDVTSPTAPETAKKLIEALTITEFSASDKKAIEILKKWNGYYGKDEVAPVIYNRLLYEFQKNTFKDEMGEAYVQFVNTPFVEKVVPVQAGRIKSIWWDDISTKEKVETRKDIITKSFKNTFSFLQKQLGGNVDDWKWNRVASVEYQHPIGKAGGVLRKLFNVGPFKTNGGDQVINNQIYDIDSTGIYKVKAGPSTRRIVDFSDVENSLAILPTGQSGNVFSEHYKDQAKKYVDGKFEKMKINQSEIEKSKNMLVLLPKK from the coding sequence TTACGGTGCACTATGATGAAGTTGGTGTTCCGCATATTAATGCTCAAAATCAACAAGATGCTTATACAGCATTGGGGTATGTGCATGCACAAGATAGATTGTGGCAAATGGAATTGGTTAGAAGAATATCAGCAGGAAGATTAGCAGAGGTTTTCGGAAAAGATCTAGTACGTACAGATAGATTTTTCCTAGGGTTAGGGATTGAAGAAGCTGCTGAAAAAACAATTGAAAATTTAGATAAAACGTCTGAAGCTTATAAAATGACCGCAGCTTATTTAAATGGGGTGAATCAGTTTATAAATGAAGGTGCAACACCATTAGAGTTTTATTTGACTGGTATTAAAAAAGAGAAATATACAATTAAAGATGTATATAATGTTTTTGGTTATATGGCATTTAGTTTTGCTGTCGCCCACAAAACAGATCCATTATTAACAGAAGTTAAAGAAAAATTAGGAGATGCTTATTTTGATGAATTAAATGGAGCAAATTATAAGAACTTAACTCTTATTAAGAATGAAAAGAATTCAGAAATAAAAGGAGCGTTTGCAAAAGCAATGAATACTTTACTTGATAAATTGCCAATTTCACCATTTATTGGAAGTAATTCTTGGGTTTTAGGGCCTGAAAAAACAAAAAATGGGAAAGTTATTTTTGCAAACGATCCACACATTGGTTTTTCACAACCCTCTGTTTGGTATCAATCACATATTAAAACACCAACCTATGAAATTTATGGATTTAATTTAGCTTTAACGCCATTTCCGCTATTAGGTCATAATAGGAGTTATGCCTACGGATTAACAATGTTTGAGAATGATGATGTTGATTTTTATTACGAACAGAATAATCCTGATAATAAGCAAGAATATAAAACTATTGATGGTTATAGAAAATATAAATTAATTGATAAAACGATTAAAGTAAAAAATAGTGTTGATACTACTTTTCAAATTAAGGTAACTAAACATGGTCCAATAATGAATAATTTAATTGATTTTATTAGAGATGAACGTCCTATTGCAATGCAATGGATTTACACTAAGTTAAATAATCAATTATTAGAAACAAGTTATGAGATGTCACATGCAAAATCATTATCTGAATTTAAAAAAGGAGCAAGTAAATTACATGCACCAGGCTTAAATATAATGTATGGAGATGCTAAAAATAATATTGCATGGTTTGCTTCAGGTAAATTATATAAATACAGAGATGGTATAAATACGAAGTTAATTTTAGATGGAGCCTCAGGTAAAGATGAAATAAAAAGATGGTTAGATTTTGAAGAGAATCCGCAAGCAATAAATCCTAAATTAAATTATGTGTATTCTGCAAACAATCAACCAGATTCTATTGCAGGTATTTTATACCCAGGGTATTATTTAGTAGAGGATAGAGCAAGAAGAATTGTGGAGTTGTTAGCGCCTAAAAATGATTGGACAAAAGAAGATGTTACAAAAATGATTTATGATGTAACCTCACCAACAGCTCCTGAAACAGCTAAGAAATTAATTGAAGCATTAACTATTACTGAATTTTCAGCAAGTGATAAAAAAGCAATTGAAATACTAAAGAAATGGAATGGTTACTATGGTAAAGATGAGGTTGCTCCTGTAATTTATAATCGTTTATTATACGAATTTCAAAAGAATACTTTTAAAGATGAAATGGGTGAGGCATATGTACAATTTGTAAATACCCCTTTCGTAGAAAAAGTAGTCCCTGTTCAAGCGGGAAGAATAAAATCTATTTGGTGGGATGATATTTCAACAAAAGAAAAAGTAGAAACGAGAAAAGATATTATTACTAAATCGTTTAAAAATACATTCTCTTTTTTACAAAAACAATTGGGAGGAAATGTTGATGATTGGAAATGGAATAGAGTTGCTTCTGTAGAGTATCAGCATCCAATAGGAAAAGCTGGGGGAGTATTGAGAAAATTATTTAATGTAGGTCCTTTTAAAACAAATGGAGGTGATCAGGTAATAAATAACCAAATTTATGATATTGATAGTACGGGGATATATAAGGTAAAAGCAGGCCCTTCAACGCGAAGAATTGTAGATTTTTCTGATGTAGAAAACAGCTTGGCAATTTTACCAACAGGTCAATCAGGTAATGTATTTAGTGAGCACTATAAAGATCAAGCTAAAAAATATGTAGACGGTAAGTTTGAGAAAATGAAAATTAATCAGTCCGAAATAGAAAAAAGTAAAAATATGTTGGTGCTTTTACCGAAGAAGTAA